In one Scomber japonicus isolate fScoJap1 chromosome 6, fScoJap1.pri, whole genome shotgun sequence genomic region, the following are encoded:
- the usp16 gene encoding ubiquitin carboxyl-terminal hydrolase 16: MGKKRGKDKSSREDDDIDLAGPSCRHIKKGTDQTLLKKLSGNSDWMNCQDCKHEENDKNTSTTQPQEPEEEKEPAAVWLCLKCGHRGCGRHSENQHAIKHYETPRSDPHCLVISLDNWSVWCYICDDEVHFSSTGQLAQLLTNLKKHTSADPMKRPQKRVKEEDSMLEVEQKTETVKAEASEDKENKENKVHQKKNAKKESAGKSQNSNTMEDTGGVSVKGLSNLGNTCFFNAVIQSLSQTQLLRQTLNKVTEEKTSLNIEPNTSSDLEPIVVQVDQPGSLTLAMCQLLNEIQESKKGVVTPRELFTQVCKKAARFKGFQQQDSQELLRYLLDGMRAEEIKRVSSGIMETLKQSRQSTDGEQLKTIVKEYEKNGFPKNFVDQVFGGEMTSTIMCEQCKTVSVVTEMFLDLSLPVSEEAYRKKNQKKVSPKTSDSNQDDRDSPALTNGNDDIPSGTGSKYQQKKAKKQAKKQAKHQKRQQKLEGRVTLNSLPSPSEQTDPAAEEEDGENSDIETHDEAPQSEGDSAQTSVSEENLKNLDTVQAEKEEEEDSVIDCDSMDISSVSNRFTILEEQHSKDSNLDEEKTSDMDQEAEEDTQLVSEMEKVTLDDAFIESDAGEQVVESEDESQENKEYTVVNQDPELAFETLATRSSPEKQECSVQSCLFQFTEVETLTQNNSLLCVACTKRQPNKNKAGGSKKNIYTDALKQMLISSPPPVLTLHLKRFQQNGYSICKVNRHVHFPVILDLAPYCAVKCKNVTEGNNQILYSLYGIVEHSGTMRSGHYTAYVKVRPQCPKSSSNGLAAEAPPRGSWFHISDTSVQPVSESKVQSCQAYLLFYERIL; the protein is encoded by the exons atgggaaagaaaagaggaaaggacaAGAGCTCCAGAGAGGATGATGACATAGACCTGGCAG GTCCATCATGTAGGCACATTAAAAAGGGGACCGACCAAACTCTTCTCAAGAAACTTTCTGGGAATTCTGATTGGATGAATTGCCAGGATTGTAAGCATgaggaaaatgacaaaaataccaGCACCACCCAGCCTCAGGAgccagaagaggaaaaagagccAGCAGCAGTATGGCTGTGCTTGAAATGTGGCCACAGA GGATGTGGACGACACTCTGAGAACCAGCATGCCATCAAACATTACGAGACTCCTCGGTCAGACCCACACTGCCTTGTGATCAGCTTGGACAACTGGAGTGTGTG GTGTTATATATGTGATGATGAAGTCCACTTCTCCAGTACTGGACAATTGGCTCAGCTGTTGACCAACCTTAAAAAGCACACCTCAGCAGATCCCATGAAGAGACCACAGAAAA GGGTAAAAGAGGAAGACAGCATGTTGGAAGTAGAACAGAAGACAGAAACTGTAAAGGCAGAGGCGAGTGAAGACaaggaaaacaaagagaacAAGGTCCACCAAAAGAAAAACGCCAAGAAAGAGAGTGCTGGGAAATCACAAAACTCCAACACAATGGAAGACACTGGTGGTGTTTCTGTGAAGGGACTGAGCAACCTGGGAAACACATGTTTCTTTAATGCAGTGATTCAG AGCCTCTCTCAAACACAGCTGTTAAGGCAGACTCTCAACAAAGTGACGGAAGAGAAGACAAGTCTTAACATTGAACCTAATACCTCCTCAGATCTG GAGCCTATTGTAGTGCAGGTAGACCAGCCAGGATCTCTGACTTTGGCGATGTGTCAACTCCTCAATGAGATCCAAGAATCTAAGAAGGGTGTGGTAACACCCCGGGAGTTGTTCACACAAGTCTGTAAAAA GGCTGCCAGGTTCAAAGGATTTCAACAGCAAGATAGCCAGGAGCTGCTGCGTTACCTGCTGGATGGAATGAGAGCTGAGGAGATCAAA AGAGTAAGCTCAGGGATAATGGAGACATTGAAACAATCTAGACAAAGTACAGATGGAGAGCAGCTGAAAACTATAGTTAAAG AATATGAGAAAAATGGATTTCCAAAAAACTTTGTTGACCAAGTTTTTGGTGGGGAAATGACCAGCACTATAATGTGTGAGCAGTGTAAAACG GTGTCTGTAGTCACAGAGATGTTTCTGgatctttctcttcctgtttctgaaGAG GCATATAGGAAGAAGAACCAGAAAAAAGTAAGTCCGAAGACCAGTGACTCAAACCAGGATGACAGAGACAGCCCTGCTTTGACAAATGGAAATGATGACATTCCCTCTGGGACTGGAAGCAAATACCAGCAGAAAAAAGCCAAGAAGCAGGCAAAGAAGCAAGCAAAG CATCAAAAGAGGCAGCAGAAGCTTGAGGGCAGAGTCACTCTGAACAGTCTCCCATCTCCAAGCGAACAGACGGATCCTgctgcagaggaagaagatggagaAAATTCTGACATAGAGACACATGATGAAGCCCCACAGAGTGAAGGAGATTCTGCACAAACCAGTGTCTCTGAAGAGAACCTGAAGAACCTTGATACGGTTCaagcagagaaggaagaagaagaggattcAGTGATTGACTGTGACTCAATGGATATATCGTCGGTCAGCAATCGTTTCACCATCTTAGAAGAGCAGCACTCGAAGGATAGTAACTTAGATGAGGAGAAAACATCCGATATGGATCAGGAGGCAGAAGAAGACACACAGCTAGTGAGTGAAATGGAGAAAGTCACCTTGGATGATGCCTTCATAGAATCTGATGCTGGGGAACAAGTGGTGGAAAGTGAAGATGAATCGCAGGAGAATAAAGAGTATACTGTAGTAAACCAGGACCCAGAGCTTGCTTTCGAAACACTGGCCACCAGGTCATCTCCGGAGAAACAGGAGTGTTCTGTACAGTCATGCCTGTTTCAGTTCACAGAAGTGGAAACCCTCACACAGAACAACAGCCTTCTGTGTGTCGCCTGCACTAAACGACAGCcgaacaaaaacaaagctggAG GATCTAAGAAGAATATCTACACCGATGCCTTGAAGCAAATGCTGATCTCCTCTCCCCCGCCGGTGCTTACCCTCCATTTGAAGAGATTTCAGCAG AATGGCTACAGTATTTGTAAAGTGAACAGACACGTCCACTTCCCTGTGATACTGGATCTTGCTCCTTATTGTGCAGTAAAATGCAAG AACGTGACAGAGGGAAATAATCAGATTTTGTACAGCCTGTACGGTATTGTTGAGCACAGCGGAACAATGAGGTCAGGCCATTACACAGCCTATGTAAAAGTTCGACCTCAGTGCCCTAAATCCTCATCTAATGGACTTGCAGCAGAAG CGCCACCCAGAGGATCCTGGTTCCATATAAGTGACACAAGCGTCCAGCCTGTGAGCGAGAGCAAAGTCCAGAGTTGCCAAGCTTACCTCCTCTTCTATGAAAGGATCCTCTAA
- the rwdd2b gene encoding RWD domain-containing protein 2B — MSYLEWAECQLAEIELLTSMFPTQEELEFIDQLALAELRDYVEVSASAHSPPPSRPQFLIKYKLDTEPTGRADVILSCAYPSEYPSVMPEITVRCADLSRAQQTQLHADLNAYLMENCQGEVCVLSAVDWVKDNLQVFISKSSSAAPAPKRESASPRPQEVFSRLWIYSHHIYNKTKRKNILEWSKELGLSGFSMPGKPGIVCVEGLQSACEEFWSRVKVLTWKKIMIRHREDIPLDRQDEDRGTVESIDSLRKFTGFEEAMFDPHGNRGNHMDLGLLYQFLNEKGCCDVFQIYFGIEGR; from the exons ATGTCTTACTTGGAGTGGGCTGAGTGTCAGCTTGCAGAGATTGAGCTACTGACCAGCATGTTCCCCACTCAGGAGGAGCTCGAGTTCATAGACCAGCTGGCACTAGCTGAGCTCAGGGACTACGTGGAGGTGTCAGCCTCAGCACACAGCCCTCCTCCCTCCAGACCTCAGTTTCTCATCAAATACAAGCTGGACACTGAACCCACGGGAAGG GCAGATGTTATTTTATCCTGCGCCTATCCATCTGAATATCCCAGTGTGATGCCAGAAATAACTGTCCG GTGTGCCGATCTCAGCAGGGCCCAGCAGACGCAGCTTCACGCGGATCTCAATGCATACCTCATGGAGAACTGCCAGGGGGAAGTATGTGTGCTCTCTGCTGTGGACTGGGTGAAAGACAACCTGCAGGTCTTCATTAGTAAGAGCTCGTCAGCAGCACCGGCTCCCAAGAGAGAGTCTGCCTCTCCACGGCCACAGGAAGTGTTCAGTCGACTGTGGATTTACAGTCACCACATCTACAACAAAACCAAGAGGAAGAATATTTTGGAGTGGTCAAAGGAGCTGGGCTTGTCTGGATTTAGCATGCCTGGAAAGCCtggtattgtgtgtgtggagggtctTCAATCTGCCTGCGAGGAATTCTGGTCCAG AGTGAAGGTTCTGACATGGAAGAAGATCATGATTCGACATAGAGAGGATATTCCCCTTGATCGTCAGGACGAGGACAGAGGGACTGTTGAAAGTATAGACTCCCTGCGCAAATTCACAGGCTTTGAAGAGGCAATGTTTGACCCCCATGGGAACAGAGGTAATCACATGGACCTTGGACTGCTCTACCAGTTCTTAAATGAGAAAGGCTGTTGTGATGTCTTTCAGATATATTTTGGGATCGAAGGCAGGTAG
- the LOC128360826 gene encoding transcription regulator protein BACH1-like, giving the protein MSVQAPRMSVFTFQSAVHSAHVLQCLNEQRQRDVLCDVTVLVENRSFRAHCSILSSCSEYFHSRVTNITRQNPIITLPDEVTVEGFEPLLQFAYTSKLLFTKENIHAIHSTAEFLGFHNLESACFDFLIPKFSEGKRTSQEVRHRACCQSRDPSTDFGSSVESSQPKSFESHSPVPSGGDEQTSQCPQSAQGQTNSGKEPFCLENCGPQIAPLSLELTANGVCPMLALPCPDSDKADPSQFCERDILEIGDVCNQSELSLADCGLPCVLSTPGDMNPSELIQPTSRDVKQNVETLGAETNCNPGSCPLNTSEAEDCSELLAQSDGGLEQQMSDPTLTVLSHEEGFVERSSVEREVAEHLAKGFWSDLCPSQAQPLPLDPMDQNNLAKASDFHWLKQLDLSSSVGDCPFLRDLGTGDDPAPRNDNLSQSEKSPCMSSSINSGDDSDLDTDGDTEANNKRAEEIQLPFPVQQISTLSRSAFQQLLRHHQLTQDQQEFVHDVRRRSKNRVAAQRCRKRKLDSIKELECEIKTLKSKKEKLLQEQTELEQNLKDVRQSLCGLPKSVSIESGSDQDHLQLLAKLTSPDSQITIKMVSCSSESDPSGPPVETVQIATPQASTQTEEAESSTPQSCPVSSSLLSACLEINNSL; this is encoded by the exons ATGTCGGTCCAAGCTCCTCGCATGTCAGTGTTCACTTTTCAGTCTGCAGTGCACAGTGCTCATGTTCTCCAGTGTCTGAATGAGCAGAGGCAGCGGGACGTCTTGTGCGATGTGACAGTTTTGGTGGAGAACAGGAGCTTCAGGGCACACTGCTCCATCTTGTCCTCCTGCAGTGAATACTTTCACAGCAGGGTCACAAACATCACCAGACAGAACCCCATCATCACTTTACCGGACGAG GTGACTGTGGAGGGGTTTGAACCTTTGCTTCAATTTGCCTACACATCAAAGCTGCTCTTCACCAAAGAAAATATTCACGCCATTCACAGCACTGCTGAATTTTTAGGATTTCACAACTTGGAGTCAGCATGCTTTGATTTCCTCATTCCAAAGTTTTCTGAAGGCAAAAGAACCTCACAGGAGGTCAGGCATAGAGCCTGTTGTCAAAGTCGGGATCCCAGCACAGATTTTGGCTCCAGCGTAGAGAGCAGCCAACCAAAATCATTTGAGTCACACAGCCCAGTGCCTTCAGGAGGTGATGAACAAACATCACAGTGCCCTCAGAGTGCACAGGGTCAGACGAACAGCGGGAAAGAACCCTTTTGTTTGGAGAACTGTGGGCCACAAATCGCCCCCTTATCTCTTGAGTTAACAGCAAATGGTGTGTGCCCCATGTTGGCATTGCCATGCCCAGACTCAGACAAAGCAGATCCCTCTCAGTTCTGCGAAAGAGACATTTTAGAGATAGGAGATGTGTGTAATCAAAGTGAGCTGAGTTTGGCAGACTGCGGCTTACCCTGTGTGTTGTCAACCCCGGGGGATATGAATCCGTCAGAGCTCATTCAGCCAACAAGCAGAGATGTTAAACAGAATGTTGAAACGCTTGGTGCTGAAACCAACTGTAACCCCGGTTCATGTCCACTCAACACATCAGAGGCAGAAGATTGCAGTGAGTTATTAGCGCAGAGTGACGGTGGCCTTGAACAACAAATGTCAGACCCTACATTGACTGTTCTAAGCCATGAAGAAGGATTTGTGGAAAGAAGCAGCGTGGAGAGGGAGGTGGCTGAACATCTGGCAAAGGGGTTTTGGTCTGACCTATGCCCATCTCAGGCTCAACCACTCCCCTTGGACCCCATGGACCAAAACAATCTGGCAAAAGCATCAGACTTTCATTGGCTTAAACAGCTGGATCTGAGCTCCAGTGTAGGAGACTGTCCCTTCCTCAGGGACTTAGGGACAGGTGATGACCCAGCCCCACGCAATGACAACCTTTCCCAATCAGAGAAGAGCCCCTGCATGTCCTCCTCCATCAACTCAGGGGATGATTCAGACCTGGACACAGATGGAGATACTGAGGCCAACAACAAAAGAGCAGAAGAG ATTCAGCTCCCATTCCCAGTTCAGCAGATCTCAACACTGAGCAGGAGTGCCTTCCAGCAGCTCCTGAGACACCATCAGCTGACTCAAGATCAGCAGGAGTTTGTCCATGATGTCCGTCGGCGAAGCAAAAACCGTGTGGCTGCGCAGCGCTGCAGAAAGAGAAAACTAGACAGCATAAAAGAGCTAGAATGTGAAATCAAAACATTG aaaagtaagaaagagaAGCTTCTGCAGGAGCAAACTGAACTGGAGCAAAACCTGAAAGACGTGCGACAGAGTCTTTGTGGCTTACCTAAGAGTGTCAGCATCGAGTCTGGCTCTGATCAGGACCACCTGCAGCTTCTTGCCAAGCTCACCTCGCCAGACTCCCAAATTACTATCAAAATGGTAAGTTGTTCCTCAGAGTCTGATCCAAGTGGGCCGCCTGTAGAAACTGTTCAAATTGCCACACCGCAGGCcagcacacagacagaagaGGCAGAATCTTCTACCCCACAGAGTTGccctgtttcttcttctctcctcagtGCTTGTTTGGAAATCAATAACAGTTTATAA